The Platichthys flesus chromosome 18, fPlaFle2.1, whole genome shotgun sequence genome includes a window with the following:
- the nkx2.2b gene encoding NK2 homeobox 2b — MSFGTITRTGFSVRDILDLPDPTGRFSGGSGTEETEEDDPEVSGSENPQNRGFNARSLSARGGGGTGLLGRWSRGAGGLTFSLHGLSFKPRPEPKSPQRFADQSPDGRGLRDSGGAEAQKSRGRKRRVLFSKAQTFELERRFRQQRYLSAPEREHLAGLIRLTPNQVKIWFQNHRYKMKRARAERSLEALQLLPGRRVAIPLLVPDGKTVQDLEGPLRSGLSLPLCACSPLLHPYGPEQPGLHPGLHPGLPQQHPGVPQLAHMYHWSW; from the exons ATGTCTTTTGGCACAATCACAAGAACCGGGTTCTCCGTGCGCGACATCCTGGATCTCCCGGACCCGACGGGCCGGTTCAGCGGCGGCTCCGGGAccgaggagacggaggaggacgaCCCGGAGGTCTCGGGCTCGGAGAACCCGCAGAACCGGGGATTTAACGCGCGGAGCCTGAGTGCGCGCGGCGGCGGAGGAACCGGGCTCCTGGGCCGGTGGAGCCGCGGGGCCGGGGGCCTGACCTTCTCAC TACACGGTCTCTCCTTCAAGCCTCGACCTGAGCCCAAATCCCCGCAGCGGTTCGCGGACCAGTCCCCGGACGGACGGGGCCTCCGGGACTCGGGGGGGGCAGAGGCGCAGAAGAGCCGCGGCCGGAAGCGGCGCGTGCTGTTCTCCAAGGCGCAGACCTTCGAGCTGGAGCGTCGCTTCCGGCAGCAGCGCTACCTGTCCGCCCCGGAGCGGGAGCACCTGGCCGGGCTGATCCGCCTCACCCCGAACCAGGTGAagatctggttccagaaccACCGCTACAAGATGAAGCGGGCCCGGGCCGAGCGCAGCCTGGAggcgctgcagctgctgccgggCCGCCGGGTCGCCATCCCGCTGCTGGTGCCGGACGGGAAGACGGTCCAGGACCTGGAGGGGCCTCTCCGGTCCGGCCTCAGCCTGCCGCTGTGCGCCTGCTCCCCGCTGCTGCACCCCTACGGCCCCGAGCAGCCCGGCCTGCACCCCGGCCTGCACCCCGGCCTGCCGCAGCAGCACCCCGGGGTGCCGCAGCTGGCGCACATGTACCACTGGAGCTGGTGA